One window from the genome of Deinococcus sp. NW-56 encodes:
- the tgt gene encoding tRNA guanosine(34) transglycosylase Tgt encodes MFEFEIHTRDGRARTASFTTPHGTVQTPMFMPVGTQGSVKGISPQELKDVGSQMILGNTYHLMLRPGPELVAAHGGLPGFTAYPGPFLTDSGGFQVMSLGHMRKITEEGVTFKSHLDGSRVVLTPERSMAVQEALGADVIMAFDECPPFPAEPEYIRRSLERTVRWLERCEAARTRQDQALFAIVQGGIHPELRELSLEQTLPFATPGFAIGGLAVGESKEEMFPAVAFTAERLPEHKPRYLMGVGHPEDLIAGIALGVDMFDCVYPTRTGRFGYALTDRGRLNMNSSAPRQQLEPIDPDCDCYACRHYTRAYLAHLVRAEEMLAPRMLSLHNLRYLHRLVERARGAIEMGQFAPWALAWAEQYFPAQVPAWFLAAITLGQDFRRGTLPSL; translated from the coding sequence GTGTTCGAGTTCGAGATCCACACCCGTGATGGACGTGCCCGCACGGCCTCTTTTACAACTCCGCACGGCACAGTGCAGACGCCCATGTTCATGCCGGTGGGTACCCAGGGTTCGGTCAAGGGGATCAGCCCCCAGGAATTGAAGGACGTGGGTTCGCAGATGATTCTGGGGAACACCTATCACCTGATGCTTCGTCCTGGCCCTGAACTGGTCGCAGCCCATGGAGGGTTGCCGGGCTTCACGGCCTACCCTGGACCTTTCCTCACCGACTCGGGTGGTTTTCAGGTTATGAGTCTGGGCCACATGCGTAAGATCACGGAAGAGGGCGTGACCTTCAAAAGCCATCTGGACGGCAGCCGGGTCGTCCTGACGCCCGAGCGGAGCATGGCGGTGCAGGAAGCGCTGGGAGCTGACGTCATCATGGCCTTCGACGAGTGCCCGCCCTTTCCGGCCGAGCCAGAGTACATCCGGCGCAGTCTGGAGCGGACCGTCCGCTGGCTGGAACGCTGTGAGGCGGCCAGGACCCGCCAGGATCAGGCTCTCTTCGCCATCGTGCAGGGCGGCATCCATCCAGAGCTGCGCGAACTAAGCCTGGAACAGACCCTCCCGTTTGCGACTCCGGGCTTCGCCATTGGCGGGCTGGCGGTGGGGGAGTCCAAGGAGGAGATGTTCCCAGCCGTCGCCTTCACGGCAGAGCGGCTTCCGGAACACAAGCCGCGTTACCTGATGGGGGTGGGGCACCCGGAGGACCTGATCGCAGGGATTGCCCTGGGGGTAGATATGTTCGACTGCGTCTATCCCACCCGCACCGGCCGCTTCGGCTATGCCCTGACAGACCGCGGCCGCCTGAACATGAATTCCAGTGCACCCCGCCAGCAGCTTGAACCCATTGACCCCGACTGTGACTGCTACGCCTGCCGTCATTACACCCGCGCGTACCTGGCCCACCTGGTCCGGGCCGAGGAGATGCTGGCCCCCAGAATGCTCTCGTTACACAACCTGCGTTACCTTCACCGCCTGGTGGAACGGGCACGCGGGGCCATCGAGATGGGCCAGTTCGCACCATGGGCTTTGGCCTGGGCCGAACAGTATTTCCCGGCGCAGGTTCCGGCCTGGTTTCTTGCGGCGATTACCCTCGGCCAGGATTTCCGGCGGGGCACTCTGCCTTCTCTCTGA
- a CDS encoding crossover junction endodeoxyribonuclease RuvC, with translation MIVLGVDPGLANLGLGLVEGDVRKARHLYHVCLTTESAWLMPRRLQYLHGEVSRLLAEYQPDAVAIEDQILRRQADVAFKVGQAFGVVQLACAQAGVPIHAYGPMQVKRSVVGTGRADKDQVIYMVKATLGVRELFNNHAADALALALTHLAHQPLQAAAQRLARA, from the coding sequence ATGATCGTGCTTGGGGTGGACCCTGGACTGGCGAATCTGGGGCTGGGGCTGGTGGAGGGGGACGTGCGTAAGGCCCGTCACCTCTACCATGTCTGCTTGACCACCGAGAGCGCCTGGCTGATGCCCCGCCGGTTGCAGTACCTGCACGGCGAGGTGTCTCGCCTGCTGGCCGAATACCAGCCCGACGCCGTCGCCATCGAAGACCAGATTCTGCGCCGTCAGGCGGACGTGGCCTTCAAGGTGGGGCAGGCCTTCGGGGTGGTGCAACTCGCCTGCGCCCAGGCGGGAGTGCCCATCCACGCCTATGGCCCCATGCAGGTCAAGCGCTCGGTCGTGGGTACGGGCCGCGCCGACAAGGACCAGGTCATCTACATGGTCAAGGCGACCCTGGGGGTGCGCGAGCTGTTCAACAACCACGCGGCGGACGCCCTGGCCCTCGCCCTGACCCACCTGGCCCATCAACCCCTGCAGGCGGCGGCCCAGCGGCTGGCGCGGGCCTAG
- a CDS encoding PrsW family intramembrane metalloprotease, with translation MPLFWPLLISLVLSAGWLWFFVRRDRHPEPAWLLARTFGWGMVAWGVSAAFGGTFEHLPTGLGILTPLLALLLTATVEEGSKFLAAITATTEHEFDEPMDGLVYAVTAALGFAFVENVTYSLGFGTSALAWHAPLTTLVHALFSAPQGYALGGRHLRGGRWWRSRGLLLSVALHFVFNGLLTGAAGWPQLLALAAALCLMALLAGRYYRHFEAHARDNPQVP, from the coding sequence ATGCCCCTGTTCTGGCCCCTCCTGATCTCGCTGGTTCTGTCGGCGGGCTGGTTGTGGTTTTTCGTGCGGCGCGACCGTCATCCGGAACCCGCGTGGCTGCTGGCCCGGACCTTCGGCTGGGGCATGGTGGCCTGGGGGGTCTCGGCGGCGTTCGGTGGCACCTTCGAGCATCTGCCCACGGGCCTGGGCATTCTGACGCCGTTGCTCGCTCTGCTTCTCACCGCCACGGTCGAGGAAGGCAGCAAGTTCCTGGCCGCCATCACGGCCACCACCGAACACGAGTTCGACGAACCGATGGACGGTCTGGTCTATGCGGTCACCGCTGCCCTGGGCTTCGCTTTCGTGGAGAACGTGACCTATTCCCTGGGCTTCGGAACCTCCGCCCTCGCCTGGCACGCGCCACTGACCACCCTGGTGCATGCCCTCTTCAGTGCGCCGCAGGGCTACGCGCTGGGGGGACGGCACCTGCGGGGGGGACGCTGGTGGCGTTCGCGGGGGTTGCTCCTGAGCGTCGCGCTGCACTTCGTGTTCAACGGTCTGCTGACCGGCGCGGCGGGCTGGCCGCAGTTGCTGGCCCTGGCCGCCGCCCTGTGCCTGATGGCTCTGCTCGCGGGCCGCTACTACCGGCACTTCGAGGCCCATGCCCGCGACAATCCCCAGGTTCCTTGA
- a CDS encoding S-layer homology domain-containing protein, producing the protein MKKSLLVLTAALSFGAAAAQTTAPATAPQVSTLTDVPAGHWAKDAIDRLVSQGIILGYPDGTYRGTQNLTRYEAAVIIARLLDQVRTGTVTIDNTETLTALQNAIQELAADLTALGVRVSDLEENAVNRDDFTRLEARVEELAAANGDAAAIAAIQTQIEELTARADEYDTLRGDIDDNAAQITALNELTVLLNQDILDLQDRVSAVETAQADFVTRSDFDNLAGRVTAVDERVTGVANRVTTLENAPKFSVVGGLSSGFGALSRVSGPDDFDVDRLTIGTFGAGVFTTTAGSGTAGRIDIRDTAAVNYSSSGSLTFGIRATNLTTTTGSVVISSAGLNFGLTNARNEADNGAVTNLVQLRDANLAGTIGGQAFRVNYNGSSNAFKFSDYLFNNTGGLAGPGIVATIEATTLPFRPTITVVTGNTASPAVTGANGATAPVPVPAVNYYGVRASVKPTTDSTVGVSYAQGSRTAFGIDYSARVGVVNLKGEGVISAPNTLENSFLAGNAGGYFQNGDKAFYTEARADLGIVKFGANFRTIDPAFAIDTSYPINAGVNAGMMVSDSMPYDPNQTGFGAALGTNVGPVALGAYGDTYTEYDGTDRVTGFGVKAGAKLGALELVGFYNNLTVNGVADNGRDVDYATAGNAGMGIAGVPFAMTSTVGAELSHDGSAQNALVRNLNFTVGNAYYTADPINEFYAYADYSATVAGITLQPLVRYNLVSDRNIVDDVDDTENTIKYGIKLSTATLTGLPLQPSLYANVVNRITNGGTDFGVNDASTTELFGQVGVAFNQLLSPNTSARIGYSYYQGFNVAQADIGNRFASADAFSAASNRIYNDRGAQSGKVDGLYAQVGFSGLNANYGIFRYTNLLTNNESVAQGFRVSYNFNF; encoded by the coding sequence ATGAAGAAGAGCCTGCTCGTTCTGACTGCTGCGCTGTCCTTTGGGGCGGCGGCGGCGCAGACCACCGCTCCGGCGACGGCGCCCCAGGTGTCCACGCTGACCGACGTGCCCGCCGGTCACTGGGCCAAGGACGCTATCGACCGTCTTGTCAGCCAGGGGATCATCCTGGGTTACCCCGACGGCACCTACCGCGGCACCCAGAACCTGACCCGCTACGAGGCTGCCGTCATCATCGCCCGCCTGCTCGATCAGGTCCGTACCGGCACGGTCACCATCGACAACACCGAGACCCTGACGGCGCTGCAAAACGCCATTCAGGAACTCGCCGCCGACCTGACCGCCCTGGGCGTTCGCGTCAGCGATCTCGAGGAGAACGCGGTCAACCGCGACGACTTCACCCGCCTGGAAGCCCGCGTTGAGGAACTCGCGGCCGCCAACGGTGACGCCGCCGCCATCGCCGCGATCCAGACCCAGATCGAGGAACTGACCGCCCGCGCCGACGAGTACGACACCCTGCGGGGCGACATCGACGACAACGCGGCCCAGATCACGGCCCTCAACGAGCTGACCGTCCTCCTGAACCAGGACATCCTGGATCTTCAGGACCGCGTCAGCGCCGTGGAGACCGCCCAGGCCGACTTCGTGACCCGCAGCGACTTCGACAACCTCGCGGGCCGCGTGACTGCGGTCGACGAGCGCGTGACGGGCGTTGCCAACCGCGTGACGACGCTGGAGAACGCGCCCAAGTTCAGCGTGGTCGGTGGCCTCAGCTCCGGCTTCGGTGCTCTCAGCCGCGTTTCCGGGCCGGATGATTTTGATGTCGACCGTCTGACCATCGGCACCTTTGGGGCTGGTGTGTTCACGACCACCGCTGGCTCCGGCACGGCTGGGCGAATCGACATTCGTGATACGGCGGCTGTAAATTACAGCAGCTCGGGTAGCCTGACCTTCGGAATCCGGGCGACCAACCTGACCACCACCACAGGCAGCGTCGTCATCTCCAGCGCGGGGCTGAACTTTGGCCTGACCAATGCCCGCAATGAAGCGGACAACGGCGCGGTGACCAACCTCGTGCAGCTCCGTGACGCGAACTTGGCGGGCACCATCGGTGGCCAGGCATTCCGCGTGAACTATAACGGCTCTTCCAATGCCTTCAAGTTCAGCGACTACCTGTTCAACAACACTGGCGGCTTGGCGGGGCCTGGCATCGTGGCGACCATTGAAGCCACTACGCTTCCTTTCCGTCCCACCATCACGGTCGTGACCGGCAACACCGCCAGCCCGGCTGTGACAGGTGCGAACGGAGCGACTGCTCCCGTTCCCGTTCCTGCCGTGAACTACTACGGCGTCCGTGCTTCCGTGAAGCCGACCACCGACAGCACCGTGGGCGTCTCGTACGCTCAGGGCAGCCGGACAGCTTTTGGAATCGATTACAGTGCCCGTGTGGGTGTGGTCAACCTGAAGGGTGAAGGCGTCATCAGCGCTCCCAATACCCTGGAGAACAGCTTCCTGGCTGGCAATGCTGGCGGTTACTTCCAGAACGGCGACAAGGCGTTCTATACGGAGGCGCGGGCCGATCTGGGGATCGTCAAGTTCGGTGCGAACTTCCGCACAATCGATCCAGCCTTCGCCATTGACACCAGCTACCCCATTAATGCCGGGGTCAACGCGGGCATGATGGTCAGCGACTCCATGCCTTACGATCCTAACCAGACTGGCTTCGGTGCAGCGCTGGGCACGAACGTTGGTCCCGTGGCGCTGGGTGCCTACGGCGACACCTACACCGAGTACGACGGGACTGACCGCGTCACCGGCTTCGGTGTGAAGGCGGGGGCCAAGCTGGGCGCGCTGGAACTGGTCGGCTTCTACAACAACCTCACGGTGAATGGTGTGGCGGACAACGGCCGTGACGTCGACTACGCTACCGCTGGCAATGCGGGCATGGGCATTGCAGGAGTTCCGTTCGCAATGACAAGCACCGTCGGCGCTGAACTCAGCCACGACGGTTCGGCCCAGAATGCTCTGGTTCGCAACCTGAACTTCACAGTGGGCAACGCGTACTACACCGCCGATCCCATCAACGAGTTCTATGCCTACGCGGACTACTCGGCCACTGTGGCAGGCATTACCCTGCAGCCGCTGGTGCGCTACAACCTCGTCAGCGACCGCAACATCGTGGACGATGTCGACGACACCGAAAACACTATCAAGTACGGCATCAAGCTGAGCACGGCAACCCTGACGGGCCTGCCCCTCCAGCCCAGTCTGTACGCGAACGTGGTCAACCGAATCACCAACGGTGGGACGGACTTCGGAGTGAACGATGCCTCGACCACCGAACTCTTTGGTCAGGTTGGCGTGGCATTCAACCAGCTGCTGTCGCCCAACACCTCGGCCCGCATCGGCTACTCGTACTACCAAGGCTTCAACGTGGCCCAGGCAGATATCGGCAACCGTTTCGCCTCGGCGGACGCGTTCAGCGCTGCGTCCAACCGTATCTACAACGACCGTGGTGCACAGAGTGGCAAGGTTGATGGTCTGTACGCACAGGTGGGCTTCAGCGGCCTGAATGCCAACTACGGCATCTTCCGCTACACCAACCTGCTGACGAACAACGAGTCGGTCGCCCAGGGCTTCCGCGTCAGCTACAACTTCAACTTCTAA
- the moaC gene encoding cyclic pyranopterin monophosphate synthase MoaC: MVDVSAKVATARSATAEGWVRLPPEARAALEAGRTPKGDPLTVARLAGLAGSKRTADLVLLCHPIPVTGAEVTVTLEPEGVRVVATVRTTAPTGVEMEALTAVTVAALNVYDMLKASSKALTIEGVRLLHKTGGKSGDYRAPGAGTEAAPRT; this comes from the coding sequence ATGGTGGACGTGAGCGCCAAGGTCGCCACCGCCCGCAGCGCGACCGCCGAGGGCTGGGTGCGCCTCCCGCCCGAGGCCCGCGCGGCGCTCGAGGCGGGCCGCACCCCCAAGGGCGATCCCCTCACGGTGGCGCGGCTCGCCGGGCTGGCGGGCAGCAAGCGCACCGCCGACCTCGTGCTGCTGTGCCACCCCATCCCCGTGACCGGGGCGGAGGTGACGGTCACCCTGGAGCCGGAGGGCGTGCGCGTCGTGGCGACGGTCCGCACCACCGCCCCGACCGGCGTGGAGATGGAGGCCCTGACCGCCGTGACGGTGGCGGCCCTGAACGTCTACGACATGCTCAAGGCGAGCAGCAAGGCCCTGACCATCGAGGGGGTGCGGCTGCTCCACAAGACCGGGGGCAAGAGCGGCGACTACCGCGCCCCAGGGGCGGGAACCGAAGCGGCGCCGCGCACGTAA
- a CDS encoding helix-turn-helix domain-containing protein: MKLHERLRELRSERGLRLKDVAESAGISVPYLSDLERGRTNPSLETLQTLAGAYTITVHDLLEGVEFYGDSTEGALPKGLADLVADPTLGAQLTPDWIRTLSRIELRGKRPRDKGDWYEIYLHLKRILG; the protein is encoded by the coding sequence ATGAAACTGCATGAACGGCTCCGCGAACTGCGCAGCGAACGCGGGCTGCGGCTCAAGGACGTCGCCGAGAGCGCGGGAATCAGCGTGCCCTACCTCAGCGACCTCGAGCGGGGCCGCACCAATCCCAGCCTGGAAACCCTCCAGACGCTGGCGGGCGCCTACACCATCACGGTCCACGACCTGCTCGAAGGCGTCGAGTTCTACGGCGACTCTACCGAGGGAGCGCTGCCCAAGGGCCTGGCCGATCTGGTGGCTGACCCCACCCTGGGGGCACAGCTCACGCCCGACTGGATCCGGACCCTGTCGCGCATTGAGTTGCGCGGCAAGCGGCCCCGCGACAAGGGCGACTGGTACGAGATCTACCTGCATCTCAAGCGAATCCTGGGCTAA
- the moaD gene encoding molybdopterin converting factor subunit 1 produces MRVHVVFLARLKREAGLETASLEVPDGSTVRDLAALVEQSHGLSLRGCMVAVNETYARPEQSLSAGDEVAFLPPVAGGAAPEAETRCEVRDAPLLLAEAEPFLIRPQYGAQAYFVGTVRSPNRGKAVDFIDYEAYAPMAVRVMEEAAHRAREQHGELRVLIQHRTGRLRPGEASILIGVASAHRRAALEACDFLIEFLKAHLPVWKHEADEQGAHWVDGQSEHPTL; encoded by the coding sequence ATGCGGGTACATGTGGTGTTTCTGGCACGCCTGAAGCGGGAGGCTGGACTGGAGACCGCCAGCTTGGAGGTGCCCGACGGGTCGACCGTGCGTGACCTCGCGGCGTTGGTCGAGCAGAGCCACGGCCTGAGCCTGCGCGGCTGCATGGTGGCCGTCAATGAGACCTATGCCCGGCCCGAGCAGTCCCTGTCCGCTGGAGACGAGGTGGCCTTCTTGCCTCCCGTGGCCGGAGGCGCGGCACCTGAAGCCGAGACGCGCTGCGAGGTTCGGGACGCGCCCCTGCTGCTGGCGGAGGCCGAGCCGTTCCTGATCCGGCCCCAGTACGGAGCGCAGGCCTACTTCGTGGGGACGGTCCGCTCGCCCAACCGGGGTAAGGCTGTCGACTTCATCGACTACGAGGCGTATGCCCCAATGGCTGTGCGGGTCATGGAGGAAGCGGCACACCGGGCACGCGAGCAGCATGGAGAGTTGCGTGTGCTGATTCAGCACCGGACGGGGCGTCTGCGGCCGGGCGAGGCCAGCATCCTGATCGGGGTCGCCAGCGCTCACCGCCGCGCGGCGCTCGAAGCCTGCGATTTCCTGATCGAGTTCCTCAAGGCCCACCTGCCCGTCTGGAAGCACGAGGCGGACGAGCAGGGTGCCCACTGGGTCGACGGCCAGAGCGAGCATCCCACCCTGTAG
- a CDS encoding manganese-dependent inorganic pyrophosphatase, with the protein MLPVFGHTNPDTDAIASALVYARLLTRQGTEARAYRLGDLNFETPYVLREAGVDAPELLPDLPAGTAVALVDHNESAQSVANLGELTVTRVVDHHKLGDLTTAQPAYLRFEPVGCTATILLALHREAGLTVEPVDARLMLSAILSDTLHFRSPTTTGRDREAVEFLAPIAGIADVEAYALAMFAAKSDLGDTPADTLLRMDYKVFPFGDPAQPQSLQTWGLGVIETTNPGYVLGRQAELLEAMDQARAEDGLNGVLLSVVDILREHNTTLVLSATEEKVLREVFGTQTREGRADLGSRISRKKQIVPALEAYFTPQG; encoded by the coding sequence ATGTTGCCTGTGTTTGGACATACCAACCCCGATACGGACGCCATCGCTTCCGCCCTCGTCTATGCCCGGCTGCTGACCCGGCAGGGCACCGAGGCGCGGGCGTACCGCTTGGGGGACTTGAATTTCGAGACGCCCTATGTATTGCGGGAGGCGGGCGTGGACGCCCCCGAGCTGTTGCCGGACCTCCCGGCGGGGACGGCGGTGGCTCTCGTCGACCATAACGAGAGCGCCCAGTCGGTTGCCAACCTGGGTGAGCTGACAGTCACGCGGGTGGTGGACCATCACAAGCTGGGAGACCTGACAACCGCGCAGCCCGCCTACCTGCGCTTTGAACCGGTGGGCTGCACGGCGACCATCCTGCTGGCGCTGCACCGCGAGGCGGGACTGACCGTCGAGCCGGTCGACGCGCGGCTGATGCTCAGCGCCATCCTCAGCGACACGCTGCACTTCCGCAGCCCCACGACCACGGGGCGCGACCGGGAGGCCGTGGAGTTCCTGGCACCGATCGCGGGAATCGCGGACGTGGAAGCCTACGCCCTGGCGATGTTCGCGGCCAAGAGCGACCTGGGTGATACGCCTGCCGACACCCTGCTGCGGATGGATTACAAGGTCTTTCCGTTCGGGGACCCGGCCCAGCCCCAGAGCCTGCAGACCTGGGGCCTCGGGGTGATCGAGACCACCAACCCCGGCTACGTGCTGGGCCGCCAGGCCGAGCTGCTGGAGGCGATGGATCAGGCGCGGGCGGAGGATGGGCTCAACGGCGTGCTGCTTTCGGTGGTGGACATCCTGCGCGAACACAACACCACGCTGGTGCTCTCGGCCACCGAGGAAAAGGTACTGCGGGAGGTCTTCGGCACCCAGACGCGGGAAGGCCGTGCCGATCTGGGGAGCCGCATCAGCCGCAAGAAGCAGATCGTGCCTGCCCTGGAGGCCTACTTCACCCCGCAGGGCTGA
- a CDS encoding folylpolyglutamate synthase/dihydrofolate synthase family protein, translating into MTDLDWLFARQRSGVHPGLDRVRALLTRLGEPQRTFRSVLVGGTNGKGSTAATLAAMLTASGSRAGLFTSPHLTRFAERFVVDGRECPAEQVEAALRRVRPHAEAVDASFFEVVTALGGLLFAEAGVEVAVMEVGLGGRLDATNALDPDLSVITTVALDHTEILGATLDAIAGEKAGILRAGRPAVTGVDPALWPRLEAQGADLWALGREVRLEAQSRGWDGWDLRADLPGVSLDFQTPLLGEHGAQNAALAAAAAWRLGVGESALRAGAAGVVWPGRLEALPWRGGRVLLDGAHNPAGAQALAAALRGLGAGPLPLVFGAASGKDVAGVASALREVASEVILTRAHLSPRALSPEELVPHFAGLPTRLADSPRQALALLPEGETAVVCGSLYLVGEVRPLLLGEAPEDRERWQ; encoded by the coding sequence ATGACGGATCTGGACTGGCTGTTCGCCCGGCAGCGTTCTGGGGTTCATCCTGGCCTGGACCGGGTGCGGGCGCTGCTGACCCGGCTGGGCGAGCCTCAGCGGACCTTTCGGAGCGTGCTGGTCGGGGGGACCAACGGCAAGGGCAGCACGGCGGCGACCCTCGCCGCGATGCTGACGGCCTCGGGAAGCCGCGCGGGACTGTTCACCAGTCCGCACCTCACCCGGTTCGCGGAGCGATTCGTGGTGGATGGGCGGGAGTGTCCTGCCGAGCAGGTCGAGGCTGCCCTGCGCCGGGTGCGCCCCCACGCCGAGGCGGTGGACGCTTCGTTTTTCGAGGTCGTGACGGCCCTGGGCGGCCTGCTGTTCGCGGAAGCCGGGGTGGAGGTTGCCGTGATGGAGGTGGGGCTGGGGGGGCGGCTGGACGCCACGAATGCCCTGGACCCGGACCTCAGCGTGATCACGACGGTGGCGCTCGACCACACCGAGATTCTGGGAGCGACCCTGGACGCCATTGCGGGGGAGAAGGCGGGCATTCTGCGGGCCGGGCGCCCGGCCGTCACCGGGGTGGACCCGGCGCTGTGGCCCCGGCTGGAGGCCCAGGGGGCGGACCTCTGGGCGCTGGGACGCGAGGTCCGGCTGGAGGCCCAGTCCCGGGGCTGGGACGGGTGGGACCTGCGGGCCGACCTGCCCGGCGTCTCCCTCGACTTTCAGACGCCGCTGCTGGGCGAACACGGTGCCCAGAACGCGGCGCTCGCGGCGGCGGCAGCCTGGCGGCTGGGGGTGGGTGAGTCCGCCCTTCGGGCTGGGGCCGCCGGAGTGGTCTGGCCCGGACGGCTGGAGGCGCTGCCGTGGCGGGGTGGGCGGGTCCTCCTTGACGGGGCACACAACCCGGCGGGGGCACAGGCCCTCGCGGCGGCGTTGCGTGGCCTGGGGGCCGGACCGCTGCCACTGGTCTTCGGGGCAGCGTCCGGCAAGGACGTGGCCGGGGTGGCTTCGGCGCTGCGGGAGGTCGCCTCGGAGGTGATCCTCACCCGTGCCCACCTCAGCCCACGGGCGCTCTCCCCGGAGGAACTGGTGCCCCACTTTGCGGGCCTGCCCACGCGACTGGCAGACTCGCCCCGGCAGGCCCTTGCCCTGCTGCCGGAAGGGGAGACGGCAGTCGTGTGCGGCAGCCTGTATCTCGTCGGGGAGGTGCGGCCCCTGCTGCTGGGTGAGGCGCCCGAGGACCGGGAGCGCTGGCAGTAG
- the istA gene encoding IS21 family transposase, whose amino-acid sequence MRKIREVLRLKLELKLSDRLIGQSVQLARSTVQDYVARAQQAGLSWPLPPELDDVQLEVLLFRTREQAAVSVTHQPDWAAIDRELRRKGVTRQLLWEEYRRHHPDGWQYATFNENYRKWKATTGLTMRQTHRAGEKLFVDYAGLTLPLTDPRNGVVQAGQVFVATLGASDYTYAEVTRTQGIHDWIASHVRALDFFGGVPEIIVPDNLKAGVTHASRYEPELNRTYQEFAQHYDVAVIPARVRKPKDKALVEVHVQIVERRILAPLRDRVFFSLSEANEAVWELLNTLNGQPFQKRPGSRRSEFETLDQPLLRPLPAQPFEVAEWKHATVGLDYHVVVQGHAYSVPHHHVKTRVDLRLTARLIEIYRSGVRIAVHHRVPDALTSARQQTTVPDHMPAHHRYYREVGPDQLLGQAQQIGEATTTLVRAIFDGDQHPEQRKRVVTGLLRLHREYGERLEAACRRALALQAHSLQSVKSILKHRLDEAPLPDAPTALPVADHSNLRGPGYFAEIDEPGAERTLN is encoded by the coding sequence ATGCGAAAAATCAGGGAAGTCTTGCGGTTGAAACTGGAACTGAAGCTCAGTGACCGCCTCATTGGACAAAGCGTCCAACTCGCCCGCAGCACCGTGCAGGATTACGTCGCACGCGCTCAGCAAGCGGGGCTGAGCTGGCCTCTCCCCCCAGAGCTGGACGATGTCCAGCTCGAAGTGCTGCTCTTTCGTACCCGTGAGCAGGCTGCCGTCAGTGTCACCCACCAGCCCGACTGGGCCGCCATTGACCGGGAACTGCGGCGCAAAGGCGTCACTCGTCAACTGCTGTGGGAAGAGTACCGTCGGCACCATCCGGACGGCTGGCAATACGCAACCTTCAACGAGAATTACCGGAAGTGGAAGGCCACAACGGGCCTGACCATGCGCCAGACCCACCGGGCAGGTGAGAAGCTCTTCGTCGACTACGCCGGACTGACGTTGCCCTTGACCGACCCGAGGAATGGGGTCGTCCAGGCTGGCCAGGTGTTCGTGGCCACCCTGGGTGCCAGCGACTACACCTACGCCGAAGTGACCCGAACCCAGGGCATTCACGATTGGATCGCGTCGCATGTCCGGGCGCTGGACTTCTTCGGTGGAGTGCCCGAGATCATCGTCCCGGACAACCTCAAGGCTGGCGTGACCCACGCCAGCCGCTACGAACCCGAGCTGAACCGCACCTATCAGGAATTCGCACAGCACTACGACGTCGCCGTCATCCCTGCCCGGGTCCGCAAACCCAAAGACAAGGCCCTGGTGGAAGTGCACGTGCAGATCGTGGAACGCCGCATTCTCGCCCCGCTGCGCGACCGGGTGTTCTTCAGCCTGTCCGAGGCGAACGAAGCGGTCTGGGAACTGCTGAACACCCTCAATGGGCAACCCTTTCAGAAGAGGCCAGGCAGTCGCCGCAGTGAGTTCGAAACCCTGGATCAACCCCTGCTGCGCCCCTTGCCCGCCCAGCCCTTCGAGGTGGCCGAGTGGAAGCACGCCACGGTCGGTCTGGACTACCACGTCGTCGTCCAGGGGCACGCGTACAGCGTGCCCCATCACCACGTCAAGACCCGGGTGGATCTGCGACTCACCGCGCGGTTGATCGAGATCTACCGTTCAGGCGTACGGATCGCGGTTCATCACCGGGTCCCCGACGCGCTGACGTCGGCCCGGCAACAGACCACGGTGCCGGACCACATGCCCGCCCACCACCGGTACTACCGAGAGGTGGGTCCGGACCAACTCCTGGGTCAGGCTCAGCAGATTGGGGAGGCCACGACGACCCTGGTGCGCGCCATCTTCGACGGAGATCAACATCCTGAACAGAGAAAGCGCGTCGTGACGGGTCTGCTTCGCCTGCACCGCGAGTACGGGGAGCGGCTGGAAGCGGCCTGTCGGCGGGCGTTGGCTCTGCAAGCGCACAGCTTGCAGAGCGTGAAATCCATCCTGAAGCACCGTCTGGACGAAGCGCCACTCCCCGATGCCCCCACCGCACTCCCTGTAGCCGACCACAGCAATCTGCGTGGTCCTGGGTACTTCGCAGAGATCGACGAACCGGGTGCCGAGCGCACCCTGAATTGA